Below is a window of Methanocaldococcus jannaschii DSM 2661 DNA.
GAATGGATGCTGAGCTAACAGGGAACGGTAGAGCTGAAGGTTTAAACAAACCAATTGTAAGGATGAGTAACACCTTCATAAAACCTGGAGATTGGAGTTTTGAAGAGCTTTTAGAGGACACAAAAGAAGGAATATTCTTAAAGGGTTCGAGAGGGGGACAGGTAGATACTGGTAAAGGGCTCTTCCAATTCAGTGCAGTTGAAGCCTACTTAATCGAAAATGGAGAACTAACTCAGGTTTTAAAAGATGCTGGTTTAAGTGGGGAGATTTTAGATATTTTATTTAAAGTTGATGCAGTTACAAAGGACTTTGAGCTAAGTGTTGGTTACTGTGGAAAGGATGGGCAGAGTGTTCCAGTTGGTGATGGTGGTGGATGTGTTAGAACAATAGCTACTGTTTCTTAAAATTCTCATTTTTAATGTATTCAGAGATTATCTTTAAATCTCTTTTTAAACTCAAACGGCTTAATCGTGCAAGAGAATCCAATGTTATTGTTGGATATGTTGTATAGGGCAAGAGTATTTTTAAATCATCTATTAAGTCTGACCATAATTTTTTCAATTCTTTATTTTCTTTTTTAGATATAAGTTTTGGTTCATTTTCTGAGAATATTTCATCTAATAGTTCTTTAAAAAATGATGCAATAATTATTACATATTTCACATAATTAATTCGTTTTACTTCTAAAACGTTGGAATTTTCATTTTCTCTTCATCATTTTTCAAAATTCTAGCTAAAATGTGGGAATATAATTTTATTAAATTTTGATATTCCTCCTGTGAAACCACTCCCTTAGCTAACAAATCATCTAAAAATTTTGGAAAAGCATTTTTTGCAGTTATAAATAACGAATACATAAAATTCTTAACTTCAGTTTCATACCACTTTTTAAATTCTTCTTGTGCAATTTCCTCCGACTGTTTAATAAAGTGTTGTATGATTTTTATTCCTGCTCCTAAAAGTGCAAGACCTCCAAATGCAGTATATAACGTTCCAAATTGAATATCATCTGGTTTTAAAAATGCAACATAACCCAGTACATAAACACTTGTAAGTAAAATCGAAAACACAACTAAATTAATAAAGGAAACTGTCATCATTCTGACAAAAAAGAATAGAATCCTCAAAATCCATCCAAAACCTGATTTTATTACTCCTTTAATTATTGTTAATAGTATTCCAACCAGTGCTATAATACATTGAAGTTTTAATTTAAAATTACTGAAAATTTTTAATGGAATTAAGAGAAGAATAATTAAACCATCTAAATGTTGTGGATGAAAAGCTATCAATAAAAAAAGATTAACCCAAAAGACGTGCTTTATATTAAATACAGACCACAATCCATTAAAAATATATGAAACGACAATAACAAATAACAAGAAAATAAGGGCATATAGGGACTTCAATATATCAAAGTAGAATCATATACTCTCCTTAACAATCTCTATAGGGGTGTCAGTATCTATTTTTCCCATTTAGACACCACTATATATAAAAATACATTAATGTAAGGAAATAAAAAATAAAAGCTTAAAAATTTATTTATTCAGAGGAGGAATTAAAATTCATCCCCTCCCATGTCTCCTCCTTCTCCTCCTTTTTCGTCTCCTTTAACTTTCTCAGCAGCTATGACGTCATCGATTCTTAAGAGCATGACTGATGCCTCTGTAGCTGAGTCAATAGCTTGTGTTTTAACTTTCAATGGTTCAACAACTCCTTTCTCTAACATATCGACAACTTCTCCTTCGAAGACATCTAATCCATAGACTTCTCCGCCTTCTTTCTCGTGAGCAGCTCTTAACTTAACGAGCATGTCAATTGGGTCTAATCCTGAGTTTTCAGCTAATGTTCTTGGAATGACTTCTAAAGCATCAGCGAATGCTTTAACTGCTAACTGTTCTCTTCCAGCAACTGACTCAGCGAATTTTCTTAATCTCTTAGCTAATTCTATTTCAGTTGCTCCCCCACCAGCAACAATCTTACCTTCTTCTAATGCACACTTAACAACTCCAATTGCATCATCAATTGCTCTTGCAACTTCTTCAACAACGTGCTCTGTTGAACCTCTTGCTAAGATTGTTACAGCCTTTGGATGCTTGCACTGCTCGACGAATATCATTGCATCTCCAGCAACTTTTCTCTCTTCAACTAATCCAGCTTCTCCTAAGTCCTCTGGTGTTAAGTCGTCAATCTTTGTAACGATTCTTGCTCCTGTTGCTTTAGCTAATTTTTCCATGTCTGATTTTTTAACTCTTCTTACTGCTAAGATTCCCTTCTTAGCTAAGTAGTGCTGAGCTAAGTCATCAATTCCTTTCTGACAGAATACTACATTTGCTCCTGTAGCAGCAATCTTCTCAACCATGTCTTTAATCATCTTCTCTTCTTGCTCAATGAACTCCATTAACTTAGCTGGGTCAGTAATTCTTATTTCTGCATCTGTCTCTGTTTCTTTGACTTCAATTGGGCAGTTTAATAATGCAATCTTAGCGTTTTCAACTTTCTTTGGCATTTGTGGGTTGACTCTCTCTTTGTCAATAACAACTCCTCTAATTAACTTGGTTTCTTCAATTGGAGCTCCTTCTTTCTTCTCAACTTTAATTAAGTCCTTATCAACTTTTCCAGTTTCTTCATCAACAACAGCTCTAACTGCCTCAACAACAATTTCAGCTAACTGTTCTCTTGCTTTCTCTGCTCCTTTACCAGTAATTGATGTCATTGCAATTTTCTTTAACATCTCTGTGTCTTCTGGCTTAACTTCTTTAGCTATTGACTTTAATTCTTCAACTGCTTTGTTTCTTGC
It encodes the following:
- the thsB gene encoding thermosome subunit beta; the protein is MAMAGAPIVVLPQNVKRYVGRDAQRMNILAGRIIAETVRTTLGPKGMDKMLVDELGDIVVTNDGVTILKEMSVEHPAAKMLIEVAKTQEKEVGDGTTTAVVIAGELLRKAEELLDQNIHPSVIINGYEMARNKAVEELKSIAKEVKPEDTEMLKKIAMTSITGKGAEKAREQLAEIVVEAVRAVVDEETGKVDKDLIKVEKKEGAPIEETKLIRGVVIDKERVNPQMPKKVENAKIALLNCPIEVKETETDAEIRITDPAKLMEFIEQEEKMIKDMVEKIAATGANVVFCQKGIDDLAQHYLAKKGILAVRRVKKSDMEKLAKATGARIVTKIDDLTPEDLGEAGLVEERKVAGDAMIFVEQCKHPKAVTILARGSTEHVVEEVARAIDDAIGVVKCALEEGKIVAGGGATEIELAKRLRKFAESVAGREQLAVKAFADALEVIPRTLAENSGLDPIDMLVKLRAAHEKEGGEVYGLDVFEGEVVDMLEKGVVEPLKVKTQAIDSATEASVMLLRIDDVIAAEKVKGDEKGGEGGDMGGDEF